A region from the Lentimonas sp. CC4 genome encodes:
- a CDS encoding TonB-dependent receptor, whose amino-acid sequence MKHIPIALAFAAFTAGLHAQTAADAPESIEQASEQLATTVVTGSLWESDLQQTTASVSVIDSEQIASSGAQHFGDIINSLPNVTWTAGSSRPQYIQIRGIGENSQFEGETPDSSVRFMVDDLDFTGLGSVGNLFDVQQVEVLRGPQAGAFGVNAAGGVIKIVTNEPTPYWTGQVEGTVGEDSLVAGGVAVGGPVIESDPEKLTFRLSAYQLNQDGFRHNKYLGKDDTNERDEFNTRLKLRWLANEDWQWDATAFYADTDNGYDEWSLDNTEFDTYSDQPGRDEQESFATSLRGTWTGLSSVDVTTITSYTDTDATNSYDGDWGSPGFYTDFLKLDRDRDVFSQEFRFDSSEQQDALGWIDRWTVGLYYNNLDESTKSIVESGATWDVDYDSESYATFGQIAHDFSEKTRLILGLRMEYYDVDVKADGDFYGSAFNDKDDVSDTLFGGKITLEHDLTKEHMLFTSIARGYKAGGASSPNYTASTDLTYDDETLWNYEAGVRSKWFDGKVVTQATAFYLYREDPQYRDSVGSGSWYAYTTVNGDSAEHYGLEAEATWFISKNWTANAGLGFLEAEDEDSSRDLANAPHYTFNARIDYVADNGFFANLEVVGSDEYYESNNHNEQRSSFAQFNGAVGYRYNNWTLTVWGRNLFDESYEKRVFYFDNGNGDTRYEDPADPQQFGVTANYRW is encoded by the coding sequence ATGAAACACATACCAATAGCACTCGCATTCGCCGCTTTTACGGCCGGCCTACATGCGCAAACCGCCGCGGACGCTCCAGAGAGCATCGAGCAAGCATCCGAGCAACTCGCCACCACCGTCGTCACCGGCAGCCTGTGGGAGTCTGACCTACAGCAGACCACTGCCAGTGTCAGCGTCATCGACAGCGAACAGATTGCAAGCAGCGGTGCACAGCACTTTGGCGACATTATCAACAGCCTGCCCAACGTCACATGGACTGCAGGTTCATCACGTCCTCAGTATATCCAAATCCGCGGCATTGGTGAAAACTCTCAATTCGAAGGCGAAACTCCGGACTCTTCCGTTCGCTTTATGGTCGATGATCTCGACTTCACTGGCCTAGGATCAGTCGGCAACCTATTCGACGTGCAACAAGTCGAAGTCCTACGTGGCCCACAAGCCGGCGCTTTCGGGGTAAATGCCGCAGGTGGTGTCATCAAGATCGTCACCAACGAGCCCACTCCTTATTGGACTGGACAAGTCGAAGGCACTGTTGGCGAAGATAGCCTCGTCGCTGGCGGCGTCGCCGTCGGCGGCCCAGTCATCGAGAGCGATCCGGAAAAACTCACCTTCCGACTCTCAGCCTATCAGCTGAATCAAGATGGTTTCCGCCACAATAAATATCTAGGCAAGGACGACACCAACGAACGTGACGAATTCAACACTCGTCTAAAACTTCGCTGGCTCGCCAACGAAGACTGGCAATGGGATGCAACCGCCTTCTACGCCGACACCGACAACGGCTACGACGAATGGTCGCTCGATAACACGGAGTTCGACACTTATTCCGACCAACCAGGCCGCGACGAACAAGAATCCTTTGCCACAAGCCTACGCGGCACATGGACAGGCTTAAGCTCAGTGGATGTCACCACAATCACTAGCTATACTGACACTGACGCCACGAACAGCTATGATGGCGACTGGGGCTCACCTGGTTTCTACACCGATTTCCTAAAACTAGACCGTGATCGTGATGTATTCAGCCAAGAGTTTCGCTTCGATTCCTCAGAGCAACAGGACGCACTGGGTTGGATTGATCGTTGGACTGTTGGACTCTACTATAATAACTTAGACGAATCCACAAAATCGATCGTCGAATCTGGCGCTACATGGGATGTCGACTACGATTCAGAGTCCTATGCCACATTTGGTCAGATAGCTCACGACTTTAGCGAAAAGACTCGTCTGATACTTGGCCTTCGCATGGAATACTACGATGTAGATGTTAAAGCAGATGGTGACTTTTATGGCAGCGCCTTCAACGACAAGGATGATGTATCCGACACGCTCTTCGGCGGAAAAATCACACTAGAACATGACCTAACGAAGGAGCACATGCTCTTTACGAGCATCGCCCGTGGCTACAAAGCAGGCGGAGCAAGCTCTCCCAACTACACCGCCTCCACGGATCTCACTTACGACGACGAAACACTCTGGAACTACGAAGCTGGGGTGCGCAGTAAATGGTTCGATGGCAAGGTAGTCACACAAGCCACGGCGTTCTACCTATACCGCGAAGACCCACAATATAGAGATTCGGTAGGGTCAGGGAGCTGGTATGCTTATACTACAGTGAACGGCGACAGCGCAGAACACTACGGCCTAGAAGCAGAAGCCACATGGTTCATCAGCAAGAACTGGACTGCCAATGCAGGACTGGGCTTCCTTGAAGCCGAAGATGAGGATAGCTCTCGTGACCTCGCCAACGCACCGCATTACACATTTAATGCACGGATCGACTATGTCGCGGACAATGGATTCTTCGCAAACCTAGAGGTCGTCGGCAGCGACGAATACTACGAATCTAACAACCATAATGAGCAACGCAGTTCTTTCGCTCAATTCAATGGTGCAGTGGGCTACCGCTACAACAACTGGACACTGACCGTTTGGGGACGCAACCTCTTTGACGAATCATACGAAAAACGCGTATTCTACTTTGATAATGGCAATGGCGATACACGCTACGAGGATCCCGCGGATCCGCAGCAATTCGGCGTAACCGCCAACTACCGCTGGTAG
- the menH gene encoding 2-succinyl-6-hydroxy-2,4-cyclohexadiene-1-carboxylate synthase, producing MLALHGFTGCGEDFSEFSPLCGSGHAWTCPDLPGHGQDPELNCTPDATIQQLERSAASIQSDKSVASTKILLGYSMGARAALLHATTHPKHWDALILISANPGIEDETVRTDRASSDAKLAQRIRNDGVPTFLEYWQQTPIIRSQQAIRADWLATMQQHRLQHTAEGLAASLEQFGQAACPNLWPQLKQLTCPILLVTGARDKKYSAIAQRMGAETPQAKWVSIPEVGHMPHLEAPETTSAAIRDFIARL from the coding sequence ATTCTAGCCCTTCATGGGTTTACCGGATGTGGCGAGGACTTTTCGGAGTTCTCGCCACTTTGCGGTTCGGGCCACGCATGGACGTGCCCTGACCTACCTGGGCATGGGCAGGATCCAGAACTCAACTGCACGCCAGATGCGACGATCCAACAGTTGGAAAGGAGCGCCGCGAGCATACAAAGCGACAAGAGTGTCGCTTCTACGAAGATCTTGCTCGGCTATTCCATGGGTGCACGAGCCGCCCTGCTCCACGCGACAACCCACCCGAAGCACTGGGATGCGCTCATTTTAATCAGCGCTAACCCAGGAATCGAAGACGAGACCGTCCGCACCGACCGTGCAAGCAGCGACGCCAAACTCGCACAACGCATCCGCAACGATGGCGTGCCCACTTTTCTAGAGTATTGGCAACAAACGCCAATAATTCGCAGCCAGCAGGCAATACGCGCCGACTGGTTAGCAACGATGCAGCAACACCGCCTGCAACACACCGCCGAAGGACTCGCCGCTAGCTTAGAGCAGTTCGGCCAAGCAGCCTGCCCGAACCTTTGGCCGCAACTCAAGCAGCTCACTTGCCCGATCCTGTTAGTCACTGGCGCACGCGACAAAAAATACAGTGCCATCGCTCAACGCATGGGAGCTGAGACCCCGCAAGCCAAGTGGGTTAGCATTCCCGAAGTCGGCCACATGCCACATTTGGAAGCCCCCGAAACGACATCGGCAGCGATACGAGACTTTATTGCACGACTTTAA
- a CDS encoding DUF4136 domain-containing protein yields MWFAGCASFETTNYSGDFVRPMDVSSLETFSYRHTLISGMVVRNSSQELVMKELSRQVLIQELATRGYESVNEGGDFYVVSKWRKEINASAAEVVRFSLIVELFEGATNKVFWSAELPYIFNAMQWSEQRVDQTLRLAIQDFPARLEISSQLPNVE; encoded by the coding sequence ATGTGGTTTGCTGGTTGTGCGAGTTTTGAAACGACGAATTATTCGGGGGATTTCGTGCGCCCAATGGATGTATCTTCGCTCGAAACCTTTAGTTACCGCCATACACTCATTTCGGGCATGGTTGTCCGCAACAGCTCTCAGGAGCTTGTGATGAAAGAGCTATCGAGGCAGGTGCTGATCCAGGAGCTGGCTACGCGTGGCTATGAGTCGGTGAATGAGGGGGGCGATTTTTATGTAGTCTCAAAATGGCGTAAGGAGATTAATGCCAGTGCCGCTGAAGTGGTTCGGTTTTCTTTGATCGTTGAGCTGTTTGAGGGCGCGACTAATAAGGTTTTTTGGTCTGCGGAATTACCTTATATTTTTAATGCAATGCAGTGGTCGGAGCAGCGCGTGGATCAGACTTTGAGATTGGCGATCCAGGATTTTCCGGCACGTTTGGAAATCAGCTCGCAACTTCCAAATGTCGAGTAG
- a CDS encoding peptidylprolyl isomerase, with translation MSDNLIIETTQGSIEFKLFDDIAPLTCENFRTHAKNGYYDGVIFHRIIEEFMIQGGDPTGTGRGGESIWGKNFKDECVRELTFDRPGLLAMANAGPGTNGSQFFITTVATPWLNMNHTIFGEVVNGMDVVDALEGVKKDRGDKPIEDQKIISIKTAE, from the coding sequence ATGTCAGATAATCTAATCATCGAAACCACTCAGGGCAGCATCGAATTCAAGCTGTTCGACGACATCGCACCACTTACTTGCGAGAACTTCCGCACACACGCGAAAAACGGCTACTACGACGGCGTCATCTTCCACCGCATCATTGAAGAATTTATGATCCAAGGTGGCGATCCGACAGGCACCGGCCGCGGCGGCGAGTCGATCTGGGGCAAAAACTTTAAGGACGAGTGCGTCAGAGAACTCACATTTGATCGCCCAGGTCTCTTGGCGATGGCAAATGCAGGCCCAGGCACGAACGGCAGCCAGTTCTTCATCACCACCGTAGCCACTCCTTGGCTGAACATGAACCACACCATCTTTGGTGAAGTCGTCAACGGCATGGATGTTGTCGATGCCCTCGAAGGCGTGAAAAAAGACCGCGGCGATAAGCCAATCGAAGATCAAAAGATCATCAGCATCAAAACTGCTGAATAA
- a CDS encoding PIN domain-containing protein has translation MFFSTISIEEIRFSLIRKHLLKKRIWFDKFLAAKVTILDVNEAIAERPGTVRAELGLNGKTHSQLDMLIAATAWVHGLAVATRNTKDFEGCAVPVFNPFTYE, from the coding sequence ATTTTCTTTAGCACCATCTCAATTGAAGAAATTCGCTTCAGTTTAATCCGCAAGCATCTGTTGAAGAAACGGATTTGGTTCGACAAGTTCCTCGCGGCAAAAGTCACGATACTGGATGTCAATGAGGCCATTGCTGAACGCCCCGGCACAGTCAGAGCCGAACTCGGATTGAATGGCAAAACACACTCACAGCTCGACATGCTGATCGCCGCGACCGCATGGGTCCATGGGCTCGCCGTTGCCACACGCAACACAAAGGACTTCGAAGGTTGCGCCGTGCCAGTGTTTAATCCGTTTACCTACGAGTAG
- the rpsO gene encoding 30S ribosomal protein S15 — MADITDTIVDKEAIIKEFALKDGDTGSSEVQIALLTARVKHLTEHLRDNRKDFHSRRGLIAMTARRRKLLDYLKRKDFARYTAIITKLELRR, encoded by the coding sequence ATGGCAGATATCACAGATACAATCGTAGACAAAGAAGCGATCATCAAAGAGTTCGCTCTTAAAGATGGTGACACAGGTTCCTCCGAAGTGCAGATCGCACTTCTTACAGCACGTGTGAAGCACCTCACAGAGCACCTTCGCGACAACCGCAAGGACTTCCACTCACGCCGCGGCCTGATCGCAATGACAGCTCGTCGCCGTAAGCTTCTCGATTACTTGAAGCGTAAAGACTTCGCTCGCTACACAGCGATCATCACGAAGCTCGAACTTCGCCGATAA
- a CDS encoding DUF4136 domain-containing protein, which produces MLNALIFSGCGTFEQTRSAGDFVRSTNFSPLDTFSYRETILSGMALREDQDQGLLEISGRVLSDELTARGFEAMESDADFYVLARWDKAISSYGGIFDSVDGPSATMARSSYNASKAAVRFTLTVELYETGTNDLFWRAELPNVFDAIQYTDERVELSLVRAIQNFPQRIEKDPNLPNIE; this is translated from the coding sequence ATGCTGAACGCTTTAATCTTTAGTGGGTGTGGCACTTTTGAGCAGACTCGTTCTGCGGGGGATTTCGTGCGCTCGACTAACTTCTCGCCGCTGGATACTTTTAGTTATCGAGAGACGATACTCTCTGGCATGGCCTTAAGGGAGGATCAGGATCAGGGGCTTCTTGAGATATCAGGGCGGGTGTTGTCGGATGAGTTAACTGCGCGTGGATTTGAGGCAATGGAATCGGATGCCGATTTTTATGTGTTGGCAAGGTGGGACAAGGCGATCAGTAGCTATGGAGGGATCTTTGATTCTGTGGATGGGCCGAGTGCGACGATGGCTCGGAGCAGTTATAATGCATCCAAGGCGGCTGTGCGTTTTACGCTGACTGTGGAACTTTATGAGACGGGCACCAATGACCTATTTTGGCGTGCAGAGCTACCTAATGTTTTTGATGCAATCCAATATACGGATGAGCGTGTGGAGCTGTCCTTAGTGCGTGCGATTCAAAATTTCCCGCAGCGTATAGAGAAAGATCCGAATCTGCCGAATATCGAGTAA
- the pnp gene encoding polyribonucleotide nucleotidyltransferase: protein MKQKHNVTVEGLGIEISTGTLAGLASGAVTISMGETELFVSATAASSLRPGQDFFPLTVDYREKFTAAGKFPGGYFKREGKPSEKEILTSRLCDRPLRPLFPKGFMNEVQVIGLLLATDLTNEPDILMVNAASAATLISDIPWNGPIGCVRVGQIDGEFVTNPTHDQMLDSDLDLIYVGSETEMLMIEGSAEFISDDRFYEALVYGQEAIQPLIVAQKKLAELCGKEKKDFPLLVTPKEIVDFCEAHAAEGVKAALNFDSYTERKLAIEVIAKDTKAALEEKLGAENVKGDDVARAFDEIQEKLYRQNILDTGKRVDGRGAEDLRTISCDTGVLPRVHGSAVFNRGETQALVLTTLGTSRDTQDIDGLTGGAKSKSFILHYNFPPFSVGEAGRFGFTGRREIGHGALAERSLLPILPPEDEFPYAIRVVSEVMSSNGSTSMASICGGCLSLMDAGVPITAPCAGISTGLVTEKDENGKITKSVLLTDILGAEDHFGDMDFKVAGTPEGITGFQLDLKITGLPFDIALEAIKQNRDARMKILAVMSEHLPESRKDLREHAPRIHTIKIAPDKIGALIGPGGKNIRRITEVSGAQVDINDEGQVLVFATDKESMDRAIMEVDACTAEIEIGKTYRGIVRGVKDFGAFVECLPGKEGLVHISELADFRVNKTEDICKLGDEMVVKCLGVDKGKVRLSRRAALEEAKEAAEEEAPAADEAEEKAAE, encoded by the coding sequence ATGAAACAAAAACACAACGTAACCGTAGAAGGTCTTGGTATCGAGATCTCAACCGGAACACTCGCTGGCCTCGCCAGCGGCGCAGTCACCATCAGCATGGGTGAAACCGAACTCTTCGTTTCGGCCACAGCTGCTTCCTCACTCCGCCCCGGGCAAGATTTCTTCCCCCTCACCGTTGATTACCGCGAAAAGTTCACTGCTGCTGGTAAGTTCCCAGGTGGCTACTTCAAGCGTGAAGGTAAGCCTTCCGAAAAGGAAATCCTCACATCCCGTCTTTGCGACCGTCCACTTCGTCCACTCTTCCCGAAGGGTTTCATGAACGAAGTGCAGGTCATCGGCCTCCTCCTTGCGACTGACCTCACAAACGAGCCGGACATCCTCATGGTCAACGCCGCTTCTGCTGCGACTCTGATCTCTGACATCCCTTGGAACGGCCCAATCGGCTGTGTGCGTGTTGGTCAAATTGATGGCGAATTCGTCACCAACCCGACTCACGACCAAATGCTCGATTCCGACCTCGACCTCATCTACGTCGGTTCTGAAACCGAAATGTTGATGATCGAAGGTTCTGCTGAGTTCATCTCTGACGATCGTTTCTACGAAGCTCTCGTATATGGCCAAGAAGCAATCCAGCCTCTCATCGTCGCGCAGAAGAAACTCGCTGAGCTTTGCGGCAAAGAGAAGAAGGACTTCCCTCTTCTTGTAACTCCTAAGGAAATCGTTGATTTCTGTGAAGCACACGCAGCCGAAGGTGTTAAAGCAGCACTCAACTTCGACAGCTACACAGAGCGTAAGCTTGCGATCGAAGTCATCGCTAAGGACACCAAAGCAGCTCTCGAAGAGAAGCTTGGCGCCGAAAATGTAAAGGGTGACGACGTCGCTCGCGCATTCGACGAAATCCAAGAGAAGCTCTACCGCCAAAACATCCTCGACACCGGTAAGCGTGTTGACGGACGTGGCGCAGAAGACCTCCGCACCATTTCTTGCGACACTGGCGTGCTTCCACGCGTTCACGGTTCTGCAGTCTTCAACCGCGGTGAGACACAAGCCCTTGTTCTTACAACGCTCGGCACTAGCCGTGACACACAAGACATCGACGGCCTCACAGGTGGTGCCAAGAGCAAGTCTTTCATCCTTCACTACAACTTCCCTCCATTCTCGGTGGGTGAAGCAGGTCGTTTCGGATTCACAGGACGCCGCGAAATCGGCCACGGTGCACTCGCTGAGCGCTCCCTCCTTCCGATCCTTCCACCAGAAGACGAGTTCCCATACGCGATCCGCGTTGTCTCTGAAGTCATGAGCTCTAACGGCTCGACTTCAATGGCATCGATCTGCGGTGGTTGCCTCTCTCTCATGGATGCAGGTGTGCCAATTACAGCACCTTGCGCTGGTATCTCCACTGGTCTCGTTACTGAAAAGGACGAAAACGGTAAGATCACTAAGAGCGTTCTCCTCACTGACATCCTCGGCGCAGAAGATCACTTCGGCGACATGGACTTCAAGGTTGCTGGCACACCAGAAGGTATCACAGGCTTCCAGCTTGACCTTAAGATCACAGGCCTTCCATTCGACATCGCACTCGAAGCTATCAAGCAGAATCGCGATGCACGTATGAAGATCCTCGCTGTCATGTCCGAGCACCTCCCTGAGTCCCGCAAGGATCTCCGCGAGCACGCTCCACGCATCCACACGATCAAGATTGCACCAGACAAAATTGGCGCACTCATCGGCCCAGGTGGTAAGAACATCCGCCGCATCACTGAAGTCTCTGGCGCACAAGTCGACATCAACGACGAAGGCCAAGTCCTCGTCTTTGCAACTGACAAAGAATCCATGGATCGCGCGATCATGGAAGTCGATGCATGCACCGCTGAGATTGAAATCGGCAAGACATACCGCGGTATCGTTCGCGGCGTAAAGGACTTCGGTGCTTTCGTCGAATGCCTACCTGGTAAAGAAGGCCTCGTGCACATCTCCGAGCTTGCTGACTTCCGCGTCAACAAGACCGAAGACATCTGCAAGCTGGGTGACGAAATGGTCGTCAAGTGCCTCGGTGTTGATAAGGGCAAGGTCCGCCTCTCCCGCCGCGCAGCACTCGAAGAAGCTAAGGAAGCTGCCGAAGAGGAAGCTCCCGCAGCCGACGAAGCTGAAGAAAAAGCAGCTGAGTAG
- a CDS encoding HigA family addiction module antitoxin, translated as MTTTHINAFAETLREILEEHTLDQRTIAEATGIPAPHLSAMKTGTRRVTPEYDLRLSRYFGTSEGFWLRLQLASDLRRVRAEKGSEIKRQIKPAKLPLAI; from the coding sequence ATGACAACCACCCACATCAACGCCTTTGCCGAAACACTTCGTGAAATCCTCGAAGAGCACACACTCGATCAACGCACAATTGCCGAGGCCACCGGCATTCCGGCCCCACATTTGAGTGCCATGAAAACAGGCACGCGTCGTGTCACACCTGAATACGATTTGCGCCTATCGCGCTACTTCGGAACCAGCGAAGGTTTCTGGCTACGCTTACAACTCGCATCAGACTTAAGACGCGTTCGCGCCGAGAAAGGATCCGAAATCAAGCGACAAATCAAACCAGCAAAGCTACCATTGGCGATTTAA
- a CDS encoding glycosyltransferase family 2 protein, giving the protein MKRSLRESSSLILILAALYTVTASIMYLALTKSYQTVSAYDSFRMLILCLMLPIFIKYVIQLLGAPIYSAVEAVRHRRGLTNSTPTVSVCIPAWNEEVGIVKTIRSVLNTAYPKLEVLIINDGSTDSTHEKISHFISNYEQQADQGAKLKYLHLENGGKAKALNQALKQVTGEIVITVDADSVMDTDAIVNLVKRFTSPDVAAVAGNVIISNKRKPIELMQQLEYLYGFFFKRADALFNSVYIIGGAAAAYRREALEAVGGFDHEIITEDIEMSTRMLAHGYKTRYAPDAVIYTEGPSDLKSLSSQRLRWKYGRILTFIKHRKLFFSLRKKHNPYLSWLILPVAVYSELMLLLETFMLSAFVVYTVHTNDYMPLAFVTLLMTFIISVQVLVDSKARFHSNLLLLAPVALPICYAMDLIELQALIRSLKRFVLRKELKWQKWVRVGVLEDVCNLPTSLPLAELDSDFSNRAKPATTR; this is encoded by the coding sequence ATGAAACGATCCCTAAGAGAATCTAGCAGCCTAATCCTAATACTTGCCGCACTCTATACAGTGACTGCATCTATCATGTATTTAGCGCTAACTAAATCCTATCAAACAGTCAGCGCATATGACTCATTTCGTATGCTCATACTCTGCTTGATGCTTCCGATCTTCATCAAATATGTCATCCAGCTATTGGGTGCGCCGATCTATTCGGCCGTAGAAGCCGTGCGACACCGCCGAGGCCTAACCAACTCAACGCCGACGGTTTCCGTCTGCATTCCAGCATGGAATGAAGAAGTCGGCATCGTGAAAACCATTCGCTCCGTCCTCAACACTGCGTATCCGAAACTGGAAGTGCTCATCATCAATGACGGATCAACCGATTCAACACACGAGAAGATCTCCCACTTCATCAGCAACTACGAACAACAGGCAGATCAGGGCGCGAAACTAAAATACCTGCACCTAGAGAACGGCGGCAAAGCCAAGGCACTCAACCAAGCACTCAAGCAGGTAACAGGCGAAATCGTCATTACAGTCGATGCCGACAGCGTGATGGATACGGATGCCATTGTGAATCTGGTGAAGCGCTTCACGAGCCCCGACGTGGCTGCCGTCGCAGGAAACGTCATCATTAGCAATAAACGAAAGCCCATCGAGCTGATGCAGCAATTGGAGTATCTCTATGGTTTCTTTTTTAAACGTGCAGACGCGCTATTCAATTCGGTCTACATTATCGGAGGAGCTGCCGCGGCCTACCGCCGCGAGGCATTAGAAGCCGTAGGCGGATTCGACCACGAAATCATTACCGAAGACATCGAGATGTCGACGCGCATGCTCGCTCATGGCTACAAGACTCGTTATGCTCCAGATGCAGTGATCTACACCGAAGGCCCATCTGACCTCAAAAGCCTCAGTAGCCAACGCCTACGCTGGAAATACGGCCGTATTTTAACCTTCATCAAGCACCGGAAGCTCTTTTTTAGCCTGCGCAAGAAGCACAACCCTTACCTGAGCTGGCTGATACTACCGGTCGCAGTCTATAGCGAGCTAATGCTACTACTAGAGACGTTTATGCTGAGCGCATTCGTCGTCTATACCGTGCACACCAACGATTACATGCCGCTGGCGTTCGTCACACTGCTCATGACCTTCATCATCAGCGTTCAAGTGCTGGTCGATTCCAAGGCACGTTTCCACAGCAACTTGCTATTACTGGCGCCGGTCGCCTTACCGATTTGCTACGCCATGGATTTAATCGAGCTCCAGGCACTGATACGCAGCTTGAAGCGATTCGTTCTGCGCAAAGAATTGAAATGGCAGAAATGGGTGCGTGTTGGTGTGCTCGAAGACGTTTGCAACCTTCCAACCAGCTTACCCCTAGCAGAATTAGACTCGGATTTTAGCAACCGAGCGAAACCTGCCACCACCCGCTAA
- a CDS encoding arylsulfatase — translation MPHITKVLILFAALLSVSHAAPRPNIVLILVDDMGYSDLGCFGSEIETPNLDRLAADGIRFTNFTNNAKCETTRTALMTGQYHTVVRQKGNGQRVMTLPETLALGGYQSFMVGKWHILDQPMQRGFERYFGFHEGATNFFNGEGTRGGYSYFLDEAPYQMPDDFYSTDAFTNYAIQFVEQRDSEKPFFLYVAYNAPHYPLQAPEKDVMKYRGRYLTGWDQLREARFQRMQALGIVSTNSRLSQPEPKNRKWDNLSPAQQDHMDLRMATYAAMIDIVDQQVGRLVETLKTENIFENTLILFVSDNGACPFDRTRESTLANNYMPWDARSYYCYTPEWANACNTPFRLYKQNQNEGGIAAPMIAHWPNGIQVPGSFNRQRGHVRDFHATFRELAGVTLPSEYKGQALLDSDPSISFTPAFVGKNPPQQPYYYQYFKNGKSALIIGKWKLVDTQFLYDLSNDRIESNDLSRSHPEQFQTMLTEWQRRHGELNPSAK, via the coding sequence ATGCCCCACATCACAAAAGTCCTCATTCTCTTCGCAGCCCTACTGAGCGTCAGTCATGCCGCGCCCCGCCCGAACATTGTGCTGATTCTAGTCGATGACATGGGCTACTCCGACCTCGGATGCTTCGGCAGCGAGATCGAGACGCCGAATCTCGACCGCCTCGCGGCCGACGGCATTCGCTTTACCAATTTCACCAACAACGCGAAATGTGAGACCACTCGCACCGCGCTGATGACTGGGCAATACCACACCGTAGTGCGACAAAAGGGCAACGGCCAGCGTGTGATGACACTCCCAGAGACACTCGCCCTCGGCGGCTACCAAAGCTTCATGGTCGGCAAATGGCACATCCTCGACCAACCAATGCAACGCGGCTTCGAGCGCTACTTCGGCTTTCACGAAGGCGCGACGAATTTCTTCAACGGCGAAGGCACGCGAGGCGGCTACTCCTACTTTCTGGATGAAGCGCCCTACCAAATGCCCGACGACTTCTACAGCACCGACGCCTTCACCAACTACGCCATTCAATTCGTCGAACAGCGCGACTCCGAAAAACCCTTCTTCCTCTACGTCGCTTACAACGCCCCCCACTATCCACTCCAAGCGCCAGAGAAAGACGTCATGAAATACCGCGGCCGTTACCTCACTGGTTGGGATCAACTACGTGAAGCGCGCTTTCAACGCATGCAAGCCTTGGGGATCGTTTCCACGAACAGCAGACTCTCTCAGCCCGAACCAAAGAACCGAAAATGGGACAACTTGAGCCCGGCTCAACAAGACCACATGGACCTACGCATGGCCACCTATGCTGCGATGATTGACATCGTGGATCAACAAGTCGGCCGCCTCGTTGAGACCCTAAAAACCGAGAACATATTCGAGAACACACTCATTCTATTCGTTAGCGACAACGGCGCATGCCCCTTTGACCGCACCCGTGAATCCACGCTCGCAAACAACTACATGCCCTGGGATGCACGCTCTTACTATTGCTATACCCCAGAATGGGCCAATGCCTGTAACACGCCCTTTCGCTTATATAAACAGAACCAGAACGAAGGCGGCATCGCTGCCCCCATGATCGCCCACTGGCCGAACGGTATCCAAGTGCCTGGCAGCTTCAATCGACAACGCGGCCACGTGCGCGACTTTCACGCCACCTTTCGCGAACTCGCGGGCGTCACACTCCCCTCCGAATACAAAGGCCAAGCGCTACTCGACAGCGACCCCAGTATTAGCTTTACGCCTGCCTTCGTCGGGAAGAATCCTCCGCAGCAACCCTACTACTATCAATATTTCAAAAATGGCAAAAGCGCCCTGATCATCGGCAAATGGAAACTCGTCGACACTCAATTCCTCTACGATCTCAGCAACGATCGTATCGAGAGCAACGACCTCAGCCGCAGCCATCCCGAGCAATTCCAAACCATGCTCACCGAATGGCAAAGGCGCCACGGCGAGCTCAACCCTAGTGCGAAATAA